From a single Nocardioides panacis genomic region:
- a CDS encoding LacI family DNA-binding transcriptional regulator produces the protein MARVTLQTIADQVGVSRMTVSNAFSRPDQLSASMRQTILDAAKKLGYAGPDPAARNLARGTTNAIGIVLTSSLRYAFDDDIATGFLGTIAGELAPTGLAITLLSSAVVDDVIPARDVPMDAAIVYSCDPDMTAADWLTRRNLPMVFVDQEPTKGVTSINVDDRGGGRAAAQHLVDLGHTRVGVMTAALGGAPGFVADPVAHAAGSKYVSRERLLGYLDVLTPAGITPVVHRQLNSDDTEAHAAALELLGRPDRPTAVLCFSDVIASGVMRAAEELGLSIPGDLSLVGFDDSPLARRLRPQLTTVRQDIAEKGRTAATELRRVMDARRAGTKARARHVLLPTELVVRGSTAKPRR, from the coding sequence GTGGCTCGAGTGACCTTGCAGACGATCGCCGACCAGGTCGGCGTCAGCCGGATGACCGTGTCCAACGCCTTCTCCCGGCCGGACCAGCTCTCCGCCTCGATGCGCCAGACGATCCTCGACGCCGCCAAGAAGCTCGGGTACGCCGGCCCCGACCCCGCCGCACGCAACCTGGCCCGCGGCACCACCAACGCCATCGGCATCGTGCTCACGTCCTCGCTGCGCTACGCCTTCGACGACGACATCGCCACCGGCTTCCTCGGCACGATCGCCGGGGAGCTGGCCCCCACCGGCCTGGCGATCACCCTGCTGTCCTCGGCGGTCGTGGACGACGTGATCCCGGCCCGGGACGTCCCGATGGACGCCGCGATCGTCTACTCCTGCGACCCGGACATGACCGCCGCCGACTGGCTCACCCGGCGCAACCTGCCGATGGTCTTCGTCGACCAGGAGCCGACCAAGGGCGTCACCTCGATCAACGTCGACGACCGCGGCGGCGGCCGGGCGGCCGCGCAGCACCTCGTCGACCTGGGCCACACCCGCGTCGGCGTGATGACCGCTGCCCTGGGCGGCGCCCCCGGCTTCGTCGCCGACCCGGTCGCCCACGCCGCGGGGTCGAAGTACGTCTCCCGCGAGCGGCTGCTCGGCTACCTCGACGTGCTCACCCCCGCCGGCATCACGCCCGTCGTGCACCGGCAGCTCAACAGCGACGACACCGAGGCCCACGCGGCGGCCCTCGAGCTGCTCGGCCGCCCCGACCGGCCGACCGCGGTGCTGTGCTTCTCCGACGTGATCGCCAGCGGCGTGATGCGGGCCGCCGAGGAGCTCGGCCTCAGCATCCCCGGCGACCTCTCGCTGGTCGGCTTCGACGACAGCCCGCTCGCCCGGCGGCTGCGCCCGCAGCTGACCACCGTCCGCCAGGACATCGCCGAGAAGGGGCGGACGGCGGCCACCGAGCTGCGCCGGGTCATGGACGCCCGGCGCGCGGGCACCAAGGCCCGGGCCCGGCACGTCCTGCTGCCCACCGAGCTGGTCGTGCGCGGCAGCACCGCGAAGCCGCGCCGCTGA
- a CDS encoding MFS transporter encodes MAPQIAAGSPQGRWVLTAAVLGSGMAMLDGTVVNIALRSIGEDLGASIAQLQWVVNAYLLALASLILVGGSLGDHFGRRRVFLVGVTWFALASALCGVAQSPGQLIGARLLQGVGAALLTPGSLAMIQGSFRVADRGKVIGQWAGLGGIAAAIGPLLGGWIVDNASWRWIFLINVPVAVAVLLVAARHVPESRDPEAARGFDVVGAGLGAVGLGGATYALIEHGSARTAYVVGAAVVGVACLVLFVVFERRHPDALVPIHLFASRTFSVANLLTLLVYGALGSMLFFLVLQLQVVTGWSPLKAGLATVPLTLVMLLLSSRSGALASRIGPRLPLTVGPALCGLGTLVLRGIDADTGYFTGVLPGVLVFSSGLVLLVAPLTSSVLAAAPDRYAGIASGINNAVARTGSLLAVSALPAVVGIAGSDYRDPAVFAAGYQQAQLICAVLLLAGAAISFVGLRDAAPVRA; translated from the coding sequence ATGGCCCCCCAGATCGCCGCCGGCTCGCCGCAGGGCCGCTGGGTGCTGACCGCGGCCGTGCTCGGCTCCGGGATGGCGATGCTCGACGGCACGGTGGTGAACATCGCGCTGCGCAGCATCGGCGAGGACCTCGGTGCGTCGATCGCCCAGCTGCAGTGGGTGGTCAACGCCTACCTGCTCGCGCTCGCCTCGCTGATCCTGGTCGGCGGCTCGCTGGGCGACCACTTCGGCCGCCGCCGGGTCTTCCTGGTCGGCGTCACCTGGTTCGCCCTGGCCTCGGCCCTGTGCGGCGTGGCCCAGTCGCCCGGCCAGCTGATCGGCGCCCGCCTGCTCCAGGGCGTCGGCGCGGCGCTGCTCACCCCGGGCAGCCTGGCGATGATCCAGGGCTCGTTCCGGGTCGCCGACCGCGGCAAGGTGATCGGCCAGTGGGCCGGGCTCGGCGGCATCGCCGCGGCGATCGGCCCGCTGCTCGGCGGCTGGATCGTCGACAACGCCTCCTGGCGGTGGATCTTCCTGATCAACGTGCCGGTTGCTGTCGCGGTGCTGCTGGTCGCCGCGCGGCACGTCCCGGAGTCCCGCGACCCCGAGGCGGCCCGCGGCTTCGACGTGGTCGGGGCCGGCCTCGGCGCGGTCGGGCTCGGCGGGGCGACGTACGCGCTGATCGAGCACGGCTCCGCCCGCACGGCGTACGTCGTCGGGGCGGCCGTCGTCGGCGTGGCCTGCCTGGTGCTGTTCGTGGTGTTCGAGCGCCGGCACCCCGACGCGCTGGTGCCGATCCACCTGTTCGCGTCGCGGACGTTCTCGGTGGCGAACCTGCTCACCCTGCTGGTCTACGGCGCGCTCGGCTCGATGCTGTTCTTCCTGGTGCTGCAGCTGCAGGTGGTCACCGGCTGGTCGCCGCTGAAGGCCGGCCTCGCGACGGTGCCGCTGACCCTGGTGATGCTGCTGCTCTCCTCGCGCTCCGGCGCGCTGGCCAGCCGGATCGGGCCACGCCTGCCGCTCACCGTGGGACCGGCGCTGTGCGGCCTGGGCACCCTGGTGCTGCGGGGCATCGACGCGGACACCGGCTACTTCACCGGGGTGCTGCCCGGCGTGCTGGTGTTCTCCTCCGGCCTGGTGCTGCTGGTCGCGCCGCTGACCTCCAGCGTGCTGGCGGCGGCCCCGGACCGCTACGCGGGCATCGCCAGCGGCATCAACAACGCGGTCGCCCGGACCGGCTCGCTGCTCGCGGTGAGCGCGCTGCCGGCCGTGGTCGGGATCGCCGGCTCCGACTACCGCGACCCGGCGGTGTTCGCCGCGGGCTACCAGCAGGCCCAGCTGATCTGCGCGGTGCTGCTGCTCGCCGGCGCGGCGATCAGCTTCGTCGGCCTGCGGGACGCCGCCCCCGTGCGCGCCTGA
- a CDS encoding flavin-containing monooxygenase — translation MDKRVCVIGAGSSGIAAAQVLDARGIPFDCFETGSEVGGNWRYGNDNGMSSAYRSLHINTSRDLMEYRTFPMPEDLPDYPSHWQIAAYFDAYVDHFGLREAISFRTEVVKVEPRPAGGFDVTLRVRDVHGDVSEPEVRRYSDVVVANGHHWDPRWPEPSYPGAETFPGEQLHAHYYRTPDVLEGKRVLVLGIGNSASDIAVESSRVAAETYLAMRRGAHVIPKFLFGVPTDHLTSSPLARGPLPLQQLGMAAMLRLAQGRVTDYGLPRPDHAVLHAHPTVSDDLLTRLGHGDITVRPNIDRFEGSKVFFVDGTAAEIDTVVYCTGYKVTFPFLDERFVTARDNHVDLYRRVVDPEHPGLYFVGLIQPLGAIMPLAEAQSEWVADLVSGEGTLPSYDEMRRQIRVYDERLAKRYVASKRHTIQVDFHAYLAEVVRERRASRERAGHVAPSLRSRVGRRLRRS, via the coding sequence ATGGACAAGCGCGTGTGCGTGATCGGAGCAGGCTCGTCCGGGATCGCAGCGGCGCAGGTGCTGGACGCCCGCGGGATCCCGTTCGACTGCTTCGAGACCGGCAGCGAGGTCGGCGGCAACTGGCGCTACGGCAACGACAACGGGATGTCCTCGGCCTACCGCTCGCTGCACATCAACACCTCGCGGGACCTGATGGAGTACCGCACGTTCCCGATGCCCGAGGACCTGCCGGACTACCCCTCGCACTGGCAGATCGCGGCGTACTTCGACGCGTACGTCGACCACTTCGGCCTCCGCGAGGCGATCTCGTTCCGCACCGAGGTCGTCAAGGTCGAGCCGCGGCCGGCGGGTGGCTTCGACGTGACCCTGCGGGTGCGCGACGTGCACGGTGACGTCAGCGAGCCGGAGGTCCGGCGCTACTCCGACGTCGTGGTCGCCAACGGCCACCACTGGGACCCGCGCTGGCCGGAGCCGTCGTACCCGGGCGCCGAGACGTTCCCGGGTGAGCAGCTGCACGCGCACTACTACCGCACCCCGGACGTCCTCGAGGGCAAGCGGGTGCTGGTGCTCGGCATCGGCAACTCGGCCAGCGACATCGCCGTGGAGTCCTCCCGGGTGGCCGCCGAGACCTACCTCGCGATGCGCCGCGGCGCGCACGTCATCCCGAAGTTCCTGTTCGGGGTGCCCACCGACCACCTCACCAGCTCACCGCTGGCGCGCGGGCCGCTCCCGCTCCAGCAGCTCGGGATGGCGGCGATGCTGCGGCTCGCGCAGGGCCGGGTCACCGACTACGGCCTGCCCCGGCCCGACCACGCGGTGCTGCACGCGCACCCGACGGTCAGCGACGACCTGCTCACCCGGCTCGGGCACGGCGACATCACGGTGCGCCCGAACATCGACCGCTTCGAGGGCAGCAAGGTGTTCTTCGTCGACGGCACCGCCGCCGAGATCGACACGGTGGTCTACTGCACCGGCTACAAGGTGACCTTCCCGTTCCTCGACGAGCGCTTCGTGACCGCTCGCGACAACCACGTCGACCTCTACCGCCGGGTCGTCGACCCCGAGCACCCCGGCCTGTACTTCGTCGGCCTGATCCAGCCGCTCGGCGCGATCATGCCGCTGGCCGAGGCGCAGTCCGAGTGGGTCGCCGACCTCGTGTCCGGCGAGGGCACGCTGCCGTCGTACGACGAGATGCGCCGGCAGATCCGGGTCTACGACGAGCGGCTCGCCAAGCGGTACGTCGCCTCGAAACGGCACACCATCCAGGTCGACTTCCACGCCTACCTCGCCGAGGTCGTGCGCGAGCGGCGTGCGTCGCGGGAGCGGGCCGGCCACGTCGCGCCGAGCCTGCGGTCCCGGGTCGGTCGGCGCCTGCGCCGGTCGTGA